The sequence ATGGCGGTGGTCGGGTTGCTTCAAACCCTCCCACCCCTGCTCTTTGGTCCACTGATCGGTGTGTATTTGGATCGCGTTCGAAAGAAGCCGGTTATGATTGGAGTCGATCTCCTTCGCACTTTGATGGTTTTCTTGATTCCGGTACTCTATGCCTTGGAGGTCTTGACGCTCGATTGGCTGTATGTCCTTGTATTCGCCACAGCAATCTTCTCGACCGTCTTTGGGCCGGCTTTGACTTCTGCCGTTCCACTGATCGTGCCCAAAGATCGCCTTGTTGCCGCCAATGCTCTGATGCAAACGACCACGAACGTGGGACTCCTGGTGGGACCTGCCCTCAGCGGTCTCGGCATTGCGCTCATCGGAGCCCAAAACGTGCTCTATGTTGACGCAGCGACCTTCTTTATCTCCGCACTGTGCATATTCCCCATTCGAGTGCATGAAACGCTCGATCATGTGCGTCTTGCGAGCAAAGGCTTGACGGAAGGCATCGCCAGCGATTTGCTGGCAGGCTTTCGCTTCGTATTTGTCGAACAAAAGACCGTCATGCTCCTTATGCTGACGGCTACCCTCTATAGCGTCGGCATTAGTGCCTTCATCTTTTTGTTGCCCGTCTTTGCGAAAGATGTGCTGGGAGTCGGTCCGATCCAACTTGGGTGGCTCTGGTCGGCCCTTGGCGTGGGGATGCTGCTTGCGTCACTGAGTCTCACGTCGATCTCAAAGGGAGACGTACCTTGGCGCCTTCGATTCATGTCCGGCGCGCTCGCAATCGGGGGCATTGCTGTAGCTGCACTCGGTTTCCTTGAAGCGCCTCTTGCGGCCGGAGCCGTGATCGCAGTGATCGGAGGGAGCACAGCCATGTTTACGCCGTTAGTATGGACGATGCTTCAAGAATTGACGCCCACGCATCTTCTCGGCCGAGTCTTTACAAGCTTTGCAACAGGAGGGATGGCGTCATCCATGGCTGGGATGGCGGGGTTTGGGTGGGCCGCGGATACGATTGGCCCTGCTGCCAGCTTGGGAGGTATCAGCGCCATTCTTCTACTGACGGCTGCTACCGCATGGTTTTTCAGCTTCTACAAATCGCACGCACGAGGTTTAACGGTTGCCACGGCTGGCTCGTTTCCTTCTTAAGCCGGTCCCCCGCCAAAATAGAGCAATGAAACGCCTCAGGGCCTTGTCACGAATCGTCACTAAGTGTGGATCACAATCCCGGCCAGACAGGATTTGAACAGCCCCCCTGATGAAACAGGGGGCTGTATCCTGGTCTATGCAGATGACAGGGAAACAATAGCAAGTTAGAATGCGCGGGTGAGCTTCAAAATATGAGGTTCACCAGGAGGAATCGTGCGATGACGAAGTCATCACGAGTACTGATCGCTCTCATTCTCAGTCCGTACTTGATCTGGTCGATGGGTGGAAGCTCTGAGGCATCCGATGCCCACGAAAAAGAAAGCGTAGCGGAAAAACCCACATCTTCAGGGACGTCCCAGCCTCCGGTCGCCGCTGATGGCCAACCGACGTCATCCAAACCGGCTCCAGAAACGAAGCCTCAACTCCCGGTTGCTCCTGCATCGAAGAGTGACGCGTCGACTGAACACAAAGAGGTTGCGCCAGAGAAGCCTGGGGCCGGCCTTTCACAGACACCGGCTGGATCCGACAGCCAGCCGACCGCACCAAAGCCAACACCGGACGCAAAACCACACCAGCCGGCTACTCCCACACCTGCGCCGAAAGGGGAGGCATCAACCGAGCACAAAGAGATTGCGCCAGATAAACCTGGATCCGATAGTCAGTCGACAACGCCGAAACCGACGCCGGAAGCGAAGCCCCCGCCACCAGCCGTTCCCGCACCGAAGAGTGACGCGTCGACCGAACATAAGGAGATCGCGCCGAAAAAGCCTGCGTCCGACACTCAGTCGACAACACCCAAACCAACACCGGAAGCGAAGCCCCCGGTGGCTCCCCTGCCGAAGAGTGACTCCTCGGCGGAGCACAAAGAGGTCGTGCCGAAAAAGCCTGCGTCCGACAGTCAGTCGAACGCCCCCAAACCGGTGCCAGAAGTGAAACCGCAGCCGCCGGCCACTCCTACCATGAAGGCCGACCTTCCACCTGATCATGAGGTGAAAGACAAGGAGCCGGCTCTGAAGAAGACGCTGGGATCGCTGATCCTTTCGGTCAAGCTTGCGCTGATGGGGGATTCAAGGCTGTTCCACTACGAAATCGAAGTGGAAGATGATCAGCAAACGATTACCCTCAGCGGGCGTGTTTCGACAGAAGAAGAAAAGGCTGTCGCGAAGGAAGTAGCGCAGAAAGTTCATGGCGTTAAAGACGTCGTCAACAAACTCACCGTGGAGAAGGATTTAGCGAAAGCATTGATGAGGAAGCAGGATGAGACGCTTACCTCTTTGGTTAAAGAACGTTTTTCCAAGAGCGCTACGTTAAAGGCGGCCAACTTCGACGTGAAGACGGAGGAGGGGGTTGTTCTGATTAACGGAACGGTCCGTTTCCAGGTCATTGCCCTAGAGGCTGCTGAGGCTGCTAGGCAAGTGCCTGGGGTACGCGCCGTAAACACCGAAAAGGTACGGCTGGAGGGCGAGAGCTGATGCAGGGCCGCTCAGGCCACTTCTCTCGCTCTCCCACCATAGTGGAGAAAGCAGATAGCACAGGGGTCGAGACTCGCCCCCTGCTCCTCACCCGCGACTTCGGACTGGTCTGGTCCGGACAACTCATCTCTCAAATCGGCGACGGTGTCTCTAAGCTAGCCTTGCTGTGGTTTGTCTATGCCGTCACCGGATCGCCGCTCAAAACATCGGTGATCGCACTGCTTCAGACTATTCCTCCGATTGTGTTGGGGCCCATTATCGGGGTCTATGTCGATCGGCTTCCGAAAAAGGTATTGCTGATCACCAGCGATTTGCTGCGGGCGTTGCTGATCGGGTTGATCCCGTGCCTGATTCCTGTTGAGTCCTTTACGGTATCAGTGCTCTACGTATTGGTTCTCCTGCACGCGGTTGCCTCAGCGGTGTTCGGGCCGGCTCTCACCGCCTCTATTCCCGCGTTCGTCCCCAAAACGCAGTTCACGGCGGCCAACGCGTTGCTCCAGGGCACTACGAGTCTCGGCATCATTTTTGGTCCTGCGATGAGTGGATTAGGGATCGCTGCATACGGATCACAGGAAGTCTTATGCCTCAATGCGGCGACGTACGTGATTTCAGCCGCGTGCCTCATGCTGGTCCGCTTTGGCAAGCCTGCTGCGATCACGCCATCGCTTGCAGCAACGCCGACAATGTTGCAGGATCTTGTCGAAGGATTTCGCTATTGTGTAGTCACCCAACCTGGACTGTTGCTCCTCACGGGTACCGCAGCGCTCCACACGTTCGGCAGTAGCGCGCTGAATGCGCTTTTCCCAGTGTTTGCGAGAAAAATGCTGGGACTGGGGCCGGTCGAGGTTGGTTATTTATGGTCGGCACTCGGTGTCGGATTGCTGTTCACGTCCATTGGGCTTCTATGGGTGACCAATTGGATGGTCAAAGATCGCCTTTGGTTGATCGTGGGCACGAGTGTGATGAGCGGCGTCGCTCTCTATGGGTTGACATGGACAGGCGATCCGTATCTGGCGGGTCTCCTCATGGGACTTGTGGGTTGTGGGTTAGGCTCCTTCACGCCGATTGCGTGGGGAATTATTCAAGAGGTTGCGCCAGGCCATATGGTCGGGCGCGTGCTGGGACTCTATGGGACCGGCGCCATGACCGCCGCTATCGGCGGAATCTCTGCGTTCGGTTGGATCACGGAGCAGCAGGGACCAGAAACCGGCTTGCTCGGCATAGGGGTTATTCTATTGCTGTCAGCGTTGGTCGCAGCGCGGATGAGTCGGGCAACTGTCGTCACATCGTAGTGAGGGGAAGCGTATGAGCGACGTGATTCGATGGAATGATCAGTATTACATCCTGGCTTCATCCTCGCTGGCTGATGCCCGCACCGAAGTCTTGAAGCATGGAGAGACCTTCGCAGTGTTTGATCGGTACGGCGAAATTCACCAGGTCGTTCCTGGTCCACAGGGGCTGTATCATGAAGGGACTCGGTTTCTTTCACGATTTGAGTTGTCGCTCGGGACCCAGCGTCTCATGATGCTGAGCGCTTCAGCGAAAGAGGACAATGCGCTCTTTACAGTAGATTTCACCAACTCAGACATAATGTTGGAAAACCAACGGTACGTTCCGCGGGGGACGCTTCATCTTTCTCGCACACGATTTCTCTGGCAAGGGACGTGGCACGAGCGTATCCGCATTCATAACTATGGAACGACAAGACTTCCCCTTTCGATCACGATCGGACTCGAAGCTGATTTTGCCGACCTCTTTGAGGCGAGAGGGAGAACGCGGCCGCGCCGCGGTGGGCGTCTCAAAACCATTCGATCCAAATCCGGACTCGTATTTGGGTACAAAGGGCTGGATGAGGTCATCCGTCGAACCCATGTGCGGTGCTCGCCGGCTCCGAAACAAGTAATGGCCGACGGGTTCAGGATTGAGTCACGCATCTCTCCGCATACCGACCTGACATGGGAAATCGCCATTTCCTGCGAAGTGAAGCAGCGACGGAATCGAGTGGTTCTCAACTACGATCGAGCTCAGCATGAAGCAGAGGGCGCGTTACGGAAAGCCAGAGCTTCGGATGCGCACATCTACACGTCAAATGAACAATTCAATCATTGGTTAAACCGGTCGCTGGCCGATCTCCATATGCTGATCTCGGACACACCGCAGGGACTTTATCCCTATGCGGGCGTCCCCTGGTTCAGCGTTCCGTTCGGCCGAGACGGTATCATCACCGCACTGCAAATGCTCTGGATGAATCCCGATATCGCGCGCGGAGTGCTGGGGTTTCTTGCGGCGACGCAGGCGACGGAAGCTCGGCCGGAGCAGGATGCGGAGATCGGAAAAATATTGCACGAGACTCGTCAAGGCGAGATGGCCGCGCTAGGGGAAATCCCATTCGGTCGATACTATGGGAGTGTCGACGCCACCCCACTGTTCATTGTACTGGCAGGCGCCTACTACAACAGAAGCGGCGATCGTGAGTTCCTTGTCACCCTCTGGCCGCATATTCAGCGTGCACTCGAGTGGATCGATCAGGCTGGTGATCCAACGGGCATGGGTTTCACAACCTATGCGAGACGGTCTGCCAAGGGCCTCGTGCATCAAGGATGGAAAGATTCACACGATTCTATTTTTCATGCCGACGGGACGGCAGTGGAGGGGCCGGTTGCGCTGTGTGAGGTCCAGGCCTATGTGTATCGAGGCAAGCGAGCTGCAGCGGATTTGGCAAGGATTCTAGGGGATCACGACCATGCCGATCGATTGCTGAAAGAAGCGGACTCACTTCAGGAACGGTTCGAGCGGGCGTTTTGGTGCGAGGAACTCGGCTCTTACGCGATTGCTTTGGACGGGCGGGGGAAGCCATGCCGTGTGCGGTCCTCGAATGCGGGTCATTGCCTGTATGGTGGTATAGCCGAGCAGAAGCGTGGACTTCGGACCGCGCACACACTCTTAGGAGAGGAGTTCTTCAGCGGATGGGGCATCCGAACGATCGCGACCTCCGAGGCACGATACAACCCGATGTCCTATCATAATGGGTCGGTATGGCCTCACGACAACGCCATGATTGCGGCTGGCATGGCGGATTACGGCGACAAGCAAGGAGCCATGAAGGTCTTGACCGGAATCTTCGATGCCAGTCTGTTTATCGCGCTTCATCGGTTGCCGGAATTATTCTGCGGATTCTCTCGACGTCCTGGTGAAAGCCCCACGCTCTATCCGACGGCTTGCTCTCCGCAAGCTTGGGCTGCCGGGGCCGGCTTCCAGCTTCTACAGGCCTGCATGGGTTTGCAAATCGATGGAACTCGTCGCCTCGTCACTTTCGACCGTCCCGTGCTTCCACCGTTCCTTGAGCGGGTTCAGATTCGGAACCTCTCGATCGGAACCGCCCGTCTTGATCTCGTACTCGATCGACATGAGAGCGAAGTGGCGGTGAGGGTTGCCCGCCGAGTTGGTGAGGCAGAAGTTGTGCACGTGGTCTAGGCCGGCATTACTCGGTAGGCCTGATTCCTTCTCACTCATATCTCAGCGCTTCGATCGGGTTCAGCTTCGAGGCCTTGTTGGCGGGATACAGGCCGAAAAACAATCCCACGATCAAAGAGAACAGAAACGAGGCCACCACGGCTTCGGTGTTGATGATGGTCGGCCACCCGATCATGGTGGTGAGCAACAAGGATATCCCGATGCCTGCGGCGACACCGAGCACTCCACCGATTGCCGTCATGATAATCGCTTCGATAAGAAACTGCAGCAAGATGTGCGCGCGTTTGGCACCGACAGCCATGCGCAATCCGATTTCCCTCGTCCGTTCCGTCACCGACACGAGCAGGATATTCATGATGCCGATGCCACCGACGATCAACGAAATCGAGGCGATGCTCATCAACATGAACATCATGGTCTGGCTCGTGCCGGCGATCGTCTTAGCGATATCCTCCATCGTGCGGATCGTGAAATCGTCGTCTTCGGATTGGTGTAGTCGATGTCTCGCCCTCAACAGCTCCTTGATGTCGTCTGCAGCGGCAGGGATATCGTCTCGGGTTACGGTCGCCACCAGAATGATTCCGACGGTTCCTAAAAACTTCGTCCCTAGAACCTTGCGCTCGGCTGTTGAGAATGGAAGCACCACGAAGTCGTCCTGGTCCTGCCCTGTGATAGATTGGCCTTTCGAGGCCAGGACGCCGATAACTCTGAGTGGAACATTTCTGATACGAATCTCGCTTCCCACGACCTCTTCCCCGGTCTCGAACAGATTCTGGACAACCGTTTTCCCCAAAACTGCAACTTTCGCCGCTGAATCGAGGTCAGACTGAGTGAAGAAATTCCCTTGGGCGATGGGCCAGTTCCGAATATCGGGAAAGACAGGGGTTGTTCCGAAGACGACCGTGCTCCAGTTCTTGTTTTCTCGGATGGCTTGAAGGACTGATCGTGAGCCGTACATCGCGGTCGTGACACTCGAGACTTTTTTCTCGATCTCCTCTGCATCGTCGACTGTCAGGGTCGAAATGGAGCCGAGTCCGCCGCGGACACCGCCGACCGTGGTCGCGCCTGGGACGATAATCAGAACATTGGTGCCAAGACTCGAGATTTCAGCCTGGACAGAGGCCGTCGCGCCCTGACCCAGGCTGACCATGGCGACCACTGCGCCGATTCCGATAATGATGCCCAGCATCGTCAATCCGGCTCGCAAAGGATTCCGGCGGAGAATGCGAAGGGCGGAAACGAGGGTGAGCCAGAAAAAAGACATAAGAATAGTCCTCAGCCTCAGCCCTCAACGCTCGGAGGTGACTCTTCGGTTACTGGTTGCGAGCTAATAGCTGATCGCTGATAGCTCCTCTTCTTCATCTCATTCCCCGACTCGGTTCGAACCCAGGCGGCAATTTCTTCTGGGCCTGCTCTTCCTCTGTCTCAAGACCTACGATGACGCGGTCTCCTTCCTTCAATACACCATCCACAATTTCAGTGGAGAGTGAGTCTGCAATGCCGGTCGTGACATCCACTTGACGGGGCTGGTTATCGGAGTCCACCACCCAGACTCGGGTCGCTTTTCTGTCGAGCGGTACGTTTGGCATGCGGAATCTCAGCGCGCCGTTCGGCACCCGCAGCGGATATTCCTTGCGGGACGTAACGATTGTCACGTTTGCCGTCATGCCCGGCTTTAGTTTCAGCTCGGGATTGCTCACAGTGATGACCACGTCATAGGTCACGACGTTCTGAATACTAATGGGTGCGTTGCGCACCTGTGTCACGACGCCTTCGAAGAACTGTTTCGGATAGGCGTCGACACGGAAATTCGCTTCCGTGCCTTCCTTGACGCCGCCAATGTCTGATTCACTGACGTTGGCGTTGACCTGCATCTGGGTCAGGTCTTGGGCAATCACAAAGAGAATCGGTGTTTGGAAGGCCGCGGCCAGAGTTTGGCCGACATCCACGTTTCGGGAAACCACGATTCCATCCACCGGCGAGTAGATCGTCGTGTAGCCAAGATCCAATTCCGCAGAAGCCAGCGCCGCCTGGGCTTGATCGAGCTGCGCCTGCAGAACCTCGACGTTGGCCGCCGCATCTCGATAGTTGGTCTCAGCGAGATCAACGTCCGCTTGTGAAACGAACGCCTGTGGTCGTAGTGCCGCCATGCGATCAAATTCCCGCTTGCGCTGTGTAGCCGATACGTCGGCCTTTGCGAGGTTCCCCTTGGCGCTCTTTACGGCAGCGCGTGCTTGGCTCAAGCGGGCCTTGAACGATTTTTGATCGATCTGCGCAAGGACCTGTCCCTTTGTGACCTGTGAATTGAAATCAGCGAACAGTTGCGACACTTTGCCGGAAACCTGGCTGCCGACCTGGACGGAGATTACCGGATTGACGGTGCCGGTCGCCGTGACAATGGCCGTGATCGGGCCTCGATCGACGAGGGCTGTCTTGTACTGGATCGGAGGAGTCCCGGAGGTCCACCAATGCCACATGCCCCCTCCGCCGATGACCATGATCATCACGATGCCGATCAACCAGGGCAGACGAGATTGTCTCGATGGTGCATGGATCGGGATCGCTGGAATAGCTCCTCTCTGTTCAGGGAATGAATCGGACGGTCGATGTGCCAGTGCAGCCTCGGTGTGATCATGAACGACTTCCGTGACGGGAACAGAAGGTTTGGGCTCATGGGGATTAGTGGTCATGATGCATTACTTGGGTGGTTTCGGTATGAGTATGAATCTTACGATTATACTGGTTCGCGATGATCTTCCGACCCTCTTCCCCGAGCAAGAGCGCGAGAGCTCCGAGTACGAGTGGTCCAAAGATCCAGAGAGGCAAAGGGCTGGTTCCGAAGACCTGGTTCCCAATCGGCGTGTAGGCAATCAGCGACAGAATGATGAGTTCTGTAAGTATCCCCCATACAATCAACGGATTGGTCCCCCATCCGAGCTTGGAAACCGAGAGATGATCAGACCGACAAGCGAAGACGTTGGCCACCTGGGCCAGGACGATTCCGGCAAAGGTGACGGTTGTTGCCTGCTTATATAAAGGTGAGGACCAATCCAGGTGAGTTCCCCATGTCCAGCCTTGACTGTAGAGAAAAAGAAAGAATCCTCCCATCGCCACGACCGCTTCGATGACGCCGAGGAAAAGATAAGCACGTAACAGGATTGGGAGGCTCAGCAGTCGCTCGCTTCGTGCGCGCGGCGGAAGGTCCATGACATCGGATTGGGGCCGCTCTGTCCCGAGACCTAGGGCGGGGATCATATCGGTTCCGAGGTCGACTGCCAAGATTTGCGGGATTGTGAGGGACAACGGCATGCCGATGAAACCATAGCCAAGAAATGGGACTATTTCCGGGACGTTGCTCGCCAGTATATAGGACGAGAATTTTCGAATGTTGTCATAGACAGTACGGCCCTCTTCGATCGCACTCACGATCGTTGCAAAGTTGTCGTCAAGCAGTATCATGTCGGCCGTTTCTTTGGCGACATCCGTGCCGGTGATGCCCATTGCGATGCCGATGTCGGCTTTCTTGAGAGCCGGCGCGTCGTTGACTCCGTCGCCGGTGACCGCGACCACTTCCCCCATCTCTTTGAATGTGGAGACGATCCGCATCTTGTGGCGCGGGGCCATCCGGGCAAAGACTGGGTCCGGTTCGCCTGGCCGAGCCGGGGTCAGCAGCTGACGGAGTTGCTCGTCGCTCGTCTTGTCGAGCTGCGACCCTTCGATGACCGGGACGAAACTGCTCGGTGACGGTGCCGCCTGGTTAGGAACCAGGCCGATCTTGCGTGCAACAGCCAGTGCCGTGAGCGGATGGTCGCCGGTGACCATAACGATGCGGACACCGGCTCTTTGGCATTTCGTGATGGCCTCCGGCACTTCTCGGTGCGGTGGATCCATCATGGCCACGAGTCCGAGGAACGTCAGGTCTGACTCAATCGTTTCCACTTCAATATGCTCAGGCTGATGGGCCACTTCGCGCATGGCGACGGCGAGCACGCGGTAGGCCTGCTCGGCAAAGGACCGGCTCTGGCTCAGGATGCGTGTGCGCTCATCCGAGGTCATGGTTATGGCATTGCCATGGACGTGAGTGCTGGCGCAGAGAGGTAAGACCGATTCCGGAGCGCCCTTGGTGAATGCCATGAGTCGTCCTTCTGCCCAATGGAGGGTGCTCATCCGCTTCCGATCTGCATCGAATGCCAACTCCCCCATTCGCCACAGGGGAGGCTGGTGGGCCAGCCCATGTTCGATGGCAAATTCCAACAACGCAACTTCCGTAGGATCGCCGGTGACTACGAAACGTCCATCGGACTTTCTGACACGCTTGGCGTTGTGGCAGTGGAGGAGCACGTCAAAAAAGGGTCGCCATCGCTGTGCGTCGGTAGTGCTGACCAAGCGCCCTCTGGCAAAGAAACAGCCTTCTCGTGATTCAATCACAAGTCCATCGGCGAAAAAGCGATCCACTTTCATGCGATTTTCCGTCAATGTCCCCGTCTTATCCGTACAAATTACCTTGGTGCAGCCGAGGGTCTCCACTGAGGGCAGGTGCTTGATCAATGCGTTACGTTTTGCCATGCGTTGGCTGCTCATGGCGAGGGCGAGAGTAACAGTCGGGAGTAAACCCTCCGGCACGTTCGCCACGATGATGCCGATGCCGAAGATCGCACTGATCCAGAATCCGAGTCCCGTTGAGACACCGATCACGAAGAACGTGGCTCCCATAGCCAATGAAATGACGCCGACAATACGGGTGACCTTAATGATCTCTTGCTGAAGGGGGCTGAATGCAGTTTCGACCGTGGTAGTGAGGGCGGCGATCTTGCCGAATTCCGAACGCATTCCAGTGGCAAAGACCACGGCGCGACCATGTCCCGATAGGATGGTGGTGCCGGCAAAGACAAGATTCTGGAGGTCGAGCCAGTGCCCGTCTTGTGTGGCCTCGGCTATCCGTCGTTTTGGTCTTGATTCGCCGGTCAAAGCGGCATTGTCTACCCGCATTCCCTCCGCTTCGATGAGACGTCCATCGGCCGGCACCCGTTCGCCTTCTTCTAAAATCAGCACATCGCCGGGCACAATTTCGCTCCGTGCGGCTTCGACGAATTGCCCGCCTCTTGTGACCCACGCCTTGCTCGGCAGCAGACAGCGAAGTGCCTGAACGGCGTGTTCCGCTTTGTATTCCTGAAAAAAGGCGAACCCAGCGTTGATGATGATGACGCCGAGGATGGCCCAACCCAGCGTTGCCATCCCCTCACCGGGTTGCATGAAGTCGGCCGCAAAGGAGAGACCGGCGGCGATCCAGAGGAGGATGGCGAGGAAGTGGGTGAAATGGCGTACGAGCCCACGGAGGGGTGAGTAGCGATCCGGCTCGACGAGCACATTCGGTCCGTATTGAGCCAATCGCCGTTGAGCCTCATCGAAAGCCAGACCTCCGTTGCTGGTTTCCAGCCGCTTCAGCACATCTTCAATCCGAAGCTGGTGAATGTCGTGATGGTTCAACTCAGGCACGGGCGCCTCGCACGATCAGTACGGAGCAGGGGGCATGTCTCAGCAAGCTCTCAGACACGCTGCCGAGATGGAGCCTCTCGGTCTTGGTCAAATCACGAGCGCCGATAACCAGCAGCTGGTCATGATTGGCCTCAATATATTTCACGATGGTATCGATGACGTGGTTCATCTGGATCTGTGTGACCACGGGATAGCCTTCTTTGATGAAATCGCCCCGCAGGCCGTTGACCAACGCGGTGGCTCGTTCCATGACCGGTCGTTTCAATTCAGCCAGCTGTGACTCAGACAGATAGCGTGCCGCGAAGTCCGTGACGGGACTTTCAACCGAGGTCAGAATCGTAACGGTGGCGGATTCAGGAAGGATGCGGGATCGAAGAAACTTGGCGGCCGCCCGTGACGGTTTGGAGTCATCGACCGCAAGGGCAACATGGAGCAGGTTCGGCAGCGGCTGTTTCACGACTAAAACCGAACAAGCAGCCGTCAATGCCACTTGCCGTGAGATGCTTCCCAACAAGAATCCCTGAATGTCGCTCAAGCCACGCGATCCCATAACGATCAGACTCGCCTTCAATCGTCTCGCGTGTTTCACGATCGTGTTCGCAAGTGGGCCGTGAGCCATGATGGTCTGGAGTTTGGTACGTGGTGCAGTAGTCGCCTGGCCCAGGGCGACACGGGCTGATCGTGCCGCGTCTCGAAGAAGAATGCTGCCGGCCTTTTCCATGGCGGCTAGCGCGCGGCGTTCGCCAAGCGCATTCTTGCCTGTGAGCGATTGAATGGCAGGTTTATCGATCACATGCAACAACGTGACATGTTCGGGCTCGCGACTGGCAAAGGCCTCAAGCGCTTGAATCCCCCACTGTGAATACTCCGATCCATCTATGGCACATAAGATCCGCATGATCGATCCCCTTCCTTGCTTGTGGGATAGTATGAAAAACGTTTCAGGTATCAGACCTGCATTGGATGTGCCTGTGGGATGGAGAGAGATAGACGAAGAATCTCTCATATACCAAAGATTTAAGCGCGGAGACCACGCTTTGGCCAACCAGGATGTTGAGGCATTTTGCAGCAGAGGTAGTGACAGCACTGTGGTGATTGGCGTCAGTGAGCACAAGTCTCGTGACTTGAAAATGAAAAAGGACGGCGCTTCCACTAAGGAGGGGCGATGAAGAAGACAAAAACGAAAAGGGTAAAAGTCGTCAAGGTCAAATACTTCGATTCCATGACAGTCAGCCAGGTCATGGAGAAAGAAGTGCAATTCGTCCGTACGAAAACGAAGGGAAATGTGATTGCCTCCCTCATGATCGAAGGCTTCGGGGCCGTTCCGGTTGTGGAGAACGGGCGTAAGCTAGCCGGTATCGTCAGCGAACATGATCTCTTGGCGGCCGTCGACGATGGTCACCATCTTGGTGTTGTTTCAGCTAAAGACATCATGACCTCCAATCCCTATTCAGTTCGGCCTGAAACGACACTCGGAACGTTGGTTCACGTCCTGCGCGCCAGCGATCTGGTCCGCGTCCCCGTCGTGGATGCCAAGGATAAACTGATCGGTATCATCGCGAGACGCGATGTCTTGCGAACCTATCTGGCGACTGGTGGGAAACGAGAACACTGAGGAGTCTACTATGAGACAAACAGAATTCTTCTTAAAAGCCTGCGATCCGAAAATCTTGACCGTAGGACAGCTCATGCAAGACGCGGTTACGCGATGCACGACGCGTACCGACGCTTCGACCGTTGCCCATCTAATGACTCACCGAAACTACGGGAGCTTGCCTGTTGTAGATGAGGAGGGGACGTTGGTTGGGATCGTGACCGAATACGATCTGTTGCAGGCCATGCTCGAGGGGCGAGATCTCCGGAAGATTCTCGCCACGGAAATTATGTCGGCCCATCCTGTGGCCGTGACTGAAGATCAAACCCTTGGTCAAGTGGCCGATCTGTTCCAAGACCGCTATCTCACCCGTGTGCCGGTGGTCCGAAACAACAAACTAGTGGGGATTCTTGCGCGGCGGGATCTGCTCTTCGGCTATATGAAAGCGTCGCAGTATTGGTCCTGATGTCGTACAGCATCAAACGTATCTTGCTAGGATGCCTGGTCCGTTACACTACCGGGAATTTACGTCCTGATGGCTCAACCA is a genomic window of Candidatus Nitrospira kreftii containing:
- a CDS encoding putative Permease, MFS family, coding for MSETTAGSSETRSTPSRGRGWELVKTRDFGFLFAGQTISQIGDSLNKVALLWFVYDLTGSALKMAVVGLLQTLPPLLFGPLIGVYLDRVRKKPVMIGVDLLRTLMVFLIPVLYALEVLTLDWLYVLVFATAIFSTVFGPALTSAVPLIVPKDRLVAANALMQTTTNVGLLVGPALSGLGIALIGAQNVLYVDAATFFISALCIFPIRVHETLDHVRLASKGLTEGIASDLLAGFRFVFVEQKTVMLLMLTATLYSVGISAFIFLLPVFAKDVLGVGPIQLGWLWSALGVGMLLASLSLTSISKGDVPWRLRFMSGALAIGGIAVAALGFLEAPLAAGAVIAVIGGSTAMFTPLVWTMLQELTPTHLLGRVFTSFATGGMASSMAGMAGFGWAADTIGPAASLGGISAILLLTAATAWFFSFYKSHARGLTVATAGSFPS
- a CDS encoding hypothetical protein (conserved exported protein of unknown function), whose translation is MTKSSRVLIALILSPYLIWSMGGSSEASDAHEKESVAEKPTSSGTSQPPVAADGQPTSSKPAPETKPQLPVAPASKSDASTEHKEVAPEKPGAGLSQTPAGSDSQPTAPKPTPDAKPHQPATPTPAPKGEASTEHKEIAPDKPGSDSQSTTPKPTPEAKPPPPAVPAPKSDASTEHKEIAPKKPASDTQSTTPKPTPEAKPPVAPLPKSDSSAEHKEVVPKKPASDSQSNAPKPVPEVKPQPPATPTMKADLPPDHEVKDKEPALKKTLGSLILSVKLALMGDSRLFHYEIEVEDDQQTITLSGRVSTEEEKAVAKEVAQKVHGVKDVVNKLTVEKDLAKALMRKQDETLTSLVKERFSKSATLKAANFDVKTEEGVVLINGTVRFQVIALEAAEAARQVPGVRAVNTEKVRLEGES
- a CDS encoding putative Permease, MFS family: MQGRSGHFSRSPTIVEKADSTGVETRPLLLTRDFGLVWSGQLISQIGDGVSKLALLWFVYAVTGSPLKTSVIALLQTIPPIVLGPIIGVYVDRLPKKVLLITSDLLRALLIGLIPCLIPVESFTVSVLYVLVLLHAVASAVFGPALTASIPAFVPKTQFTAANALLQGTTSLGIIFGPAMSGLGIAAYGSQEVLCLNAATYVISAACLMLVRFGKPAAITPSLAATPTMLQDLVEGFRYCVVTQPGLLLLTGTAALHTFGSSALNALFPVFARKMLGLGPVEVGYLWSALGVGLLFTSIGLLWVTNWMVKDRLWLIVGTSVMSGVALYGLTWTGDPYLAGLLMGLVGCGLGSFTPIAWGIIQEVAPGHMVGRVLGLYGTGAMTAAIGGISAFGWITEQQGPETGLLGIGVILLLSALVAARMSRATVVTS
- a CDS encoding Amylo-alpha-1,6-glucosidase, producing MSDVIRWNDQYYILASSSLADARTEVLKHGETFAVFDRYGEIHQVVPGPQGLYHEGTRFLSRFELSLGTQRLMMLSASAKEDNALFTVDFTNSDIMLENQRYVPRGTLHLSRTRFLWQGTWHERIRIHNYGTTRLPLSITIGLEADFADLFEARGRTRPRRGGRLKTIRSKSGLVFGYKGLDEVIRRTHVRCSPAPKQVMADGFRIESRISPHTDLTWEIAISCEVKQRRNRVVLNYDRAQHEAEGALRKARASDAHIYTSNEQFNHWLNRSLADLHMLISDTPQGLYPYAGVPWFSVPFGRDGIITALQMLWMNPDIARGVLGFLAATQATEARPEQDAEIGKILHETRQGEMAALGEIPFGRYYGSVDATPLFIVLAGAYYNRSGDREFLVTLWPHIQRALEWIDQAGDPTGMGFTTYARRSAKGLVHQGWKDSHDSIFHADGTAVEGPVALCEVQAYVYRGKRAAADLARILGDHDHADRLLKEADSLQERFERAFWCEELGSYAIALDGRGKPCRVRSSNAGHCLYGGIAEQKRGLRTAHTLLGEEFFSGWGIRTIATSEARYNPMSYHNGSVWPHDNAMIAAGMADYGDKQGAMKVLTGIFDASLFIALHRLPELFCGFSRRPGESPTLYPTACSPQAWAAGAGFQLLQACMGLQIDGTRRLVTFDRPVLPPFLERVQIRNLSIGTARLDLVLDRHESEVAVRVARRVGEAEVVHVV